Proteins from a single region of Pseudarthrobacter sp. NIBRBAC000502772:
- a CDS encoding sarcosine oxidase subunit gamma translates to MVNSAALEGINGLRDIRRSPASHLAPALVAGSVQGKVVLAEGPFQTMAGIRVDPRSEEGARIAAATGGLPARCGDVDGADGVSVLWLGPAEFLVVAPEEAHDSLGGDLIGSLTEALGDAPGQVVDLSANRTTFELSGPRARAVLEKGCALDLHPRSFTPGTALNTEVGNIPVVLQKTGEESFRLFPRASFADFLGRWLLDAMREYASPEVP, encoded by the coding sequence ATGGTTAATTCAGCAGCACTCGAAGGCATCAACGGACTCCGGGACATCCGCCGGAGCCCCGCCTCCCACCTGGCCCCGGCACTGGTGGCAGGCTCCGTCCAGGGCAAGGTTGTCCTGGCCGAGGGCCCCTTCCAGACCATGGCCGGGATCCGCGTGGACCCCAGGTCTGAAGAGGGTGCACGGATCGCTGCGGCCACCGGCGGCCTGCCGGCACGCTGCGGCGACGTGGACGGCGCTGACGGCGTCAGCGTCCTCTGGCTGGGACCGGCGGAGTTCCTGGTGGTTGCACCTGAAGAGGCCCACGACTCCCTGGGCGGCGACCTCATCGGTTCCCTCACCGAAGCGTTGGGCGACGCCCCCGGCCAGGTGGTGGACCTGTCCGCCAACCGCACCACCTTTGAACTGTCCGGCCCCCGCGCCCGGGCCGTCCTGGAAAAAGGCTGCGCCCTTGACCTGCACCCGCGCAGCTTCACCCCGGGAACCGCCCTGAACACCGAGGTGGGCAACATCCCGGTGGTCCTGCAGAAGACCGGGGAGGAAAGCTTCCGGCTTTTCCCCCGCGCCTCCTTCGCGGACTTCCTGGGCCGGTGGCTCCTCGATGCAATGCGCGAGTATGCCTCGCCAGAGGTCCCCTAA
- a CDS encoding S-(hydroxymethyl)mycothiol dehydrogenase has translation MVHRVKAVIAKEKNAPVSVETILVPDPGPGEALVDILTCGVCHTDLHYKQGGITDDFPILLGHEATGVVSAVGPDVTNVAPGDRVILNWRAVCGECRACAKGQPQYCFNTHNASQKMTLEDGTELSPALGIGAFAEKTLVAAGQCTKIDDDVDPAAVGLLGCGVMAGIGAAINTGEVKRGESVAVIGCGGVGIAAIAGARLAGATTIIAVDIDANKVAMAKSLGATHGVDSSTEDPVEAIRALTNGNGADVVIDAVGRPETYKQAFYARDLAGRVVLVGVPTPDMLLELPLLDVFGRGGSLKSSWYGDCLPSRDFPMLVAHYKQGNLDLDAFVTERITIDQVEEAFAKMHEGKVLRSVVEVQSLKELS, from the coding sequence ATGGTTCACAGAGTCAAGGCGGTCATCGCCAAGGAAAAGAATGCCCCGGTATCGGTGGAGACCATCCTGGTGCCGGACCCCGGTCCGGGGGAGGCGCTGGTGGACATCCTCACGTGCGGGGTCTGCCACACGGACCTGCATTACAAGCAGGGCGGCATCACCGATGATTTCCCCATCCTGCTGGGCCATGAGGCCACCGGTGTGGTCAGCGCCGTGGGCCCGGACGTCACGAACGTCGCCCCGGGCGACCGCGTGATCCTGAACTGGCGTGCTGTCTGCGGGGAATGCCGCGCCTGCGCCAAGGGCCAGCCGCAGTACTGCTTCAACACGCACAACGCCTCGCAGAAGATGACGCTTGAGGACGGCACGGAGCTTTCGCCCGCGCTGGGCATCGGCGCCTTCGCGGAGAAGACCCTGGTCGCCGCCGGGCAGTGCACCAAGATTGACGACGACGTCGATCCCGCCGCCGTCGGGCTGCTCGGCTGCGGCGTGATGGCCGGAATCGGCGCGGCGATCAACACCGGCGAGGTCAAGCGCGGCGAATCGGTGGCGGTGATCGGCTGCGGCGGGGTAGGCATCGCCGCGATCGCCGGCGCCAGGCTGGCCGGGGCCACCACGATCATCGCCGTGGACATCGACGCGAACAAGGTGGCCATGGCCAAATCCCTGGGCGCAACGCACGGCGTGGATTCCAGCACCGAAGACCCCGTCGAGGCCATCCGGGCCCTCACGAACGGCAACGGAGCGGACGTGGTGATTGACGCCGTCGGACGTCCCGAGACGTACAAGCAGGCGTTCTACGCCCGCGACCTCGCCGGCCGGGTGGTGCTGGTGGGCGTTCCGACGCCGGACATGTTGCTCGAGCTGCCCCTGCTGGACGTCTTTGGCCGGGGCGGGTCGCTGAAGTCCTCCTGGTATGGGGACTGCCTGCCCTCCCGTGATTTCCCGATGCTGGTGGCGCACTACAAGCAGGGCAACCTGGACCTGGATGCCTTCGTCACCGAGCGCATCACCATCGACCAGGTGGAGGAGGCCTTCGCCAAGATGCACGAGGGCAAGGTCCTGCGCTCGGTCGTCGAAGTACAGTCCCTGAAGGAGCTCTCATGA
- a CDS encoding sarcosine oxidase subunit delta translates to MLLISCPNCGSRDETEFHYGGQAHVAYPENPNELNDREWAEFLFYRDNTKGAFAERWLHSTGCRQWFNMLRDTVSYEIQAIYPMGAPRPDAAAPARESGTASLAADSTTTGTAAPSTATTSIAASTSSASTTAPEGATK, encoded by the coding sequence ATGCTCCTCATTTCATGCCCCAACTGCGGCTCCCGCGACGAGACCGAGTTCCACTACGGCGGCCAGGCCCACGTGGCCTATCCGGAAAACCCGAACGAACTGAACGACCGCGAATGGGCCGAGTTCCTGTTCTACCGGGACAACACCAAGGGCGCCTTTGCCGAACGCTGGCTCCACAGCACCGGCTGCCGCCAGTGGTTCAACATGCTCCGCGACACGGTCAGCTACGAGATCCAGGCGATCTACCCCATGGGCGCGCCCCGGCCTGACGCAGCCGCCCCGGCACGTGAGTCCGGCACGGCCAGCCTCGCCGCTGACAGCACCACCACCGGCACCGCTGCGCCGAGCACCGCCACGACAAGCATCGCCGCCAGCACCTCATCTGCCAGCACCACCGCCCCGGAAGGAGCAACCAAGTGA
- a CDS encoding alkaline phosphatase D family protein: protein MTTSPLVLGPMMRYVDETSASIWVETRGDSRVSVRAGDRSWEARTFAVHGHHYALVEADGMEPGSVLPYTLDINDEQVWPVPDSGFPPPVIATLKPGKPLRLAYGSCRTSVPHDATGNRTHGVDSLRAYALAMASDADLPWPDLVAFLGDQVYADLTSEQMQEFIRARRDIEAPPGEELKDYEEYAHLYNLAWSDPANRWLLSTLPSVMIFDDHDIRDDWNASLSWKQKMEATSWWHGRIVSGLASYWVYQHLGNLSPQERHDDAVWQLIAGHRSEAEPDVSAELDSFAERADRDPESYRWSFCRDFGDTRLIVVDSRAARNLDPEARALLDDDEMAWLDGRMRGGFRHLLVATSLPFLLPMGLHHVESWNEALSEGAWGKRPARAGEKLRQAVDLEHWAAFQKSFRQVALMAAEVADGKRGTSPDTVTFLSGDVHFSYVAEVVRSSGSRIIQAVCSPIRNPLPRLMRYFGAVMAYGLASPVGALVARSARVPDPPFRWKRVEGPWFNNNLAGLEVVPEGLKLWWQTGVVDAGDELHPRLEQVTSVTVASREEGRRPPAGRGLDRPHRRAEQT, encoded by the coding sequence ATGACGACGTCGCCCCTGGTGTTGGGCCCCATGATGCGGTACGTGGACGAGACTTCTGCCAGCATCTGGGTGGAGACCCGGGGCGATTCCCGCGTCTCCGTCCGGGCCGGTGACCGCAGCTGGGAGGCCCGAACCTTTGCCGTGCACGGCCACCACTATGCCCTGGTGGAGGCGGACGGGATGGAGCCGGGATCAGTGCTGCCCTACACTCTGGACATCAATGACGAGCAGGTCTGGCCCGTTCCGGATTCCGGGTTTCCGCCGCCGGTGATCGCGACGCTGAAGCCCGGCAAGCCGCTGCGCCTGGCCTACGGCTCCTGCCGGACCAGCGTCCCGCACGACGCGACCGGAAATCGGACCCACGGCGTCGATTCGCTCCGCGCCTACGCGTTGGCGATGGCGTCCGACGCTGACCTGCCGTGGCCGGACCTCGTGGCCTTCCTCGGGGACCAGGTGTACGCCGACCTGACCAGCGAGCAGATGCAGGAGTTCATCCGCGCCCGCCGAGACATCGAGGCCCCGCCAGGCGAGGAGCTCAAGGATTACGAGGAATACGCCCACCTCTACAACCTCGCCTGGTCCGACCCGGCAAACAGGTGGCTGCTGTCCACCCTGCCCAGCGTCATGATCTTCGACGATCACGACATCCGCGACGACTGGAACGCCTCGCTTAGCTGGAAGCAGAAGATGGAAGCCACCTCGTGGTGGCACGGACGTATTGTCTCGGGGCTGGCCTCCTACTGGGTGTACCAGCATCTTGGTAACCTGTCCCCGCAGGAGCGGCATGACGATGCTGTCTGGCAGCTGATCGCCGGGCACCGGAGCGAAGCCGAACCCGACGTCAGCGCCGAACTCGACAGTTTCGCGGAACGCGCGGACCGGGACCCGGAATCCTACCGGTGGAGCTTCTGCCGGGATTTCGGGGATACCAGGCTGATCGTGGTGGACTCCCGCGCCGCCAGGAATCTGGACCCGGAAGCACGCGCCTTGCTTGACGACGACGAAATGGCGTGGCTTGACGGACGCATGCGCGGCGGATTCCGCCATCTGCTCGTGGCAACGTCACTTCCTTTCCTGCTGCCGATGGGCCTGCACCACGTCGAGTCGTGGAATGAGGCCTTGTCCGAAGGTGCGTGGGGCAAGCGTCCTGCCCGGGCCGGCGAGAAGCTGCGCCAGGCGGTTGACCTGGAACACTGGGCCGCCTTCCAAAAAAGCTTCCGGCAGGTCGCTTTGATGGCAGCCGAGGTGGCCGATGGCAAACGCGGCACGTCCCCGGACACTGTCACCTTCCTGTCCGGGGACGTGCACTTCTCCTACGTGGCGGAAGTGGTGCGGTCATCGGGCAGCCGGATCATCCAGGCCGTCTGTTCCCCGATCCGTAACCCTCTTCCCCGGCTGATGAGATATTTCGGGGCCGTCATGGCTTATGGCCTGGCTTCTCCGGTAGGTGCCTTGGTGGCCCGCTCGGCGCGGGTGCCGGACCCGCCGTTCCGCTGGAAACGCGTCGAGGGACCCTGGTTCAACAACAACCTGGCCGGCCTGGAGGTTGTTCCGGAGGGGCTGAAGCTGTGGTGGCAGACCGGCGTAGTGGACGCCGGTGACGAACTGCACCCGCGACTCGAACAAGTGACATCCGTTACCGTGGCCTCCCGGGAGGAAGGCCGGAGGCCACCTGCCGGGAGGGGTCTGGACAGGCCCCACCGGCGCGCGGAACAAACCTAG
- a CDS encoding L-serine ammonia-lyase, with protein sequence MALSVLDLFSVGIGPSSSHTVGPMRAAKLFADGLKGDGHLSATRRVQAELFGSLGATGRGHGSDKAVVLGFKGLDPETVDTATADDQVAAAALDAELLVGGHHRVDFNWDEDVVLHRRKSLPTHPNGMTFRALDHAGAVLSERSFYSIGGGFVVDGDAGAEDRVVADSTVLPYPFTTADELLAICKREGMSISDVMLANELTWRSEAELREKLLALWAVMRECVDNGCAAEGILPGGLNVRRRAPSLFQTLTADTGVTDPLRAMEWVNLFALAVNEENAAGGRIVTAPTNGAAGIVPAVLHYYVKFVPGANDDGVVRFLLAAAAVGILFKINASISGAEVGCQGEVGSACSMAAAGLCEVLGGTPEQVENAAEVGIEHNLGLTCDPVGGLVQIPCIERNAIASVKAINAARLSLHGDGSHKVSLDKAIKTMRETGADMKSKYKETSRGGLAVNVIEC encoded by the coding sequence ATGGCACTCAGCGTCTTGGACCTCTTCTCCGTTGGTATCGGGCCCTCGTCGTCGCACACGGTGGGCCCGATGCGGGCGGCGAAGCTCTTCGCCGACGGACTCAAGGGCGACGGCCACCTGAGCGCCACCAGGCGCGTCCAGGCTGAGCTGTTCGGTTCGCTCGGTGCCACCGGGCGGGGCCACGGCTCGGACAAGGCCGTGGTCCTGGGCTTCAAAGGACTGGACCCGGAAACCGTGGACACCGCCACGGCGGACGACCAGGTGGCTGCCGCGGCCCTCGACGCCGAACTCCTTGTCGGTGGCCACCACCGCGTGGACTTCAACTGGGACGAGGATGTGGTGCTGCACCGGCGCAAGTCCCTCCCGACCCACCCCAACGGCATGACCTTCCGCGCCCTGGACCATGCCGGGGCGGTGCTGAGCGAACGGAGTTTCTACTCGATCGGCGGCGGCTTTGTAGTGGACGGCGATGCCGGCGCCGAAGACAGGGTGGTGGCGGACTCCACCGTCCTCCCGTACCCCTTCACCACCGCCGACGAACTCCTGGCGATCTGCAAGCGCGAGGGCATGTCCATCTCCGACGTTATGCTGGCCAACGAACTCACATGGCGCAGCGAAGCGGAACTCCGGGAAAAACTGCTGGCACTCTGGGCAGTCATGCGCGAATGCGTGGACAACGGCTGCGCCGCGGAAGGGATTCTTCCAGGCGGCCTTAACGTCAGGCGCCGGGCGCCGTCGTTATTCCAGACCCTGACGGCGGACACCGGAGTGACTGACCCGCTCCGGGCGATGGAGTGGGTGAACCTGTTCGCTCTGGCCGTCAACGAGGAAAATGCCGCTGGCGGCCGGATCGTCACCGCACCTACGAACGGCGCGGCCGGCATCGTCCCCGCGGTGCTGCACTACTACGTGAAGTTCGTACCCGGCGCCAACGACGACGGTGTGGTCCGCTTCCTGCTGGCTGCGGCCGCCGTCGGAATTCTGTTCAAGATAAACGCCTCCATCTCCGGTGCGGAGGTTGGGTGCCAGGGCGAAGTGGGCTCGGCCTGCTCCATGGCGGCCGCGGGCCTGTGCGAGGTCCTCGGCGGAACGCCCGAGCAGGTGGAGAACGCCGCCGAAGTGGGGATCGAACACAACCTCGGCCTGACCTGCGACCCCGTGGGCGGCCTGGTGCAGATTCCCTGCATCGAACGCAACGCCATCGCCAGCGTCAAAGCCATCAACGCGGCGCGACTGTCCCTCCACGGGGACGGCAGCCACAAAGTATCCCTGGACAAAGCGATCAAGACCATGAGGGAAACCGGCGCCGACATGAAGAGCAAATACAAGGAGACGTCCCGGGGTGGCCTCGCGGTAAACGTCATCGAATGCTGA
- a CDS encoding 2Fe-2S iron-sulfur cluster-binding protein, producing MTSQNARLAAGGRIDRTISWRFTVDGEEFTGHPGDTLASALLANGRIAAGNSLYEDRARGIMSAGVEESNALVRVEARFPGHVAESMLPATTVTLVDGLAASMLNGLGKLDPEDDRAEYDKKYVHTDVLIIGGGPAGLAAAREAVRTGARVILMDDQPELGGSLLSGSTAPGLAEAIEGKPALEWVADVEAELVSGAESTVLNRTTAFGAYDANYVIAVQNRTDHLSSPAAPGVSRQRIWHVRANQVVLAPGAHERPLVFENNDRPGIMLASAVRSYLNRYAVAAGQRVVISTTNDSAYALAADLRAAGVKVAAVVDARPALTQVAAAAVESGTRVLIGSAVANTAAGDDGRLFAVTVRSINDDGELTSGVEEIACDLLAVSGGWSPLVHLHSQRQGKLRWDDDLAAFVPSTVVPNQQTIGSGRGSFELADVLAEGISAGAAAAIAAGFASETKPSVLGEPKASGPTRQLWLVPGQTGTPDDWHHHFVDFQRDQSVADVLRSTGAGMRSVEHIKRYTSISTANDQGKTSGVNAIGVIAAALRSAGEASRGIGDIGTTTYRAPFTPVAFAALAGRQRGELFDPARVTSINPWHVAQGALFEDVGQWKRPWYYPQGSEDMDEAVLRECAAVRDSVGFMDATTLGKIEIRGKDAGEFLNRIYTNAFKKLAPGSARYGVMCMADGMIFDDGVTLRLDEDRFFMTTTTGGAAKVLDWLEEWLQTEWPELDVHCTSVTEQWSTIAVVGPKSRAVIAKLAPDLAADGGLEAEAFPFMTFRETTLASGVQARVCRISFSGELAYEINVPSWYGLNTWEAVAAAGAEFNITPYGTETMHVLRAEKGYPIVGQDTDGTVTPQDAGMEWVVSKAKDFIGKRSYARADARREDRKHLVSVLPVDGTIRLPEGTQLVEKGISTSPAYGPVPMQGFVTSSYHSAALSRSFGLALIKNGRNRIGETLLAAAGDQLVDVVVAETVLFDPEGTRKDG from the coding sequence GTGACTTCCCAGAATGCCCGCCTCGCCGCCGGCGGACGCATCGACCGCACCATCTCCTGGCGATTCACCGTGGACGGCGAGGAATTCACCGGCCACCCCGGCGACACACTCGCCTCGGCCCTGCTCGCCAACGGCCGGATCGCCGCCGGAAACTCGCTGTACGAGGACCGCGCACGCGGCATCATGTCCGCCGGCGTTGAGGAATCCAACGCACTGGTTCGCGTTGAAGCCCGGTTCCCGGGCCACGTGGCAGAGTCCATGCTTCCCGCCACCACCGTCACCCTGGTGGACGGCCTCGCAGCCAGCATGCTGAACGGCCTGGGCAAACTGGACCCGGAAGATGACCGTGCCGAGTACGACAAGAAGTACGTCCACACCGACGTCCTGATCATCGGCGGTGGCCCTGCCGGCCTGGCCGCGGCCCGTGAAGCGGTCCGCACCGGCGCCCGCGTGATCCTGATGGACGACCAGCCCGAACTGGGCGGCTCCCTTCTTTCCGGGTCCACGGCCCCCGGCCTGGCCGAGGCCATCGAAGGCAAGCCGGCCCTGGAGTGGGTGGCGGACGTGGAAGCCGAACTGGTTTCCGGGGCCGAAAGCACGGTCCTGAACCGCACCACGGCCTTCGGCGCCTACGACGCCAACTACGTCATTGCGGTCCAGAACCGCACCGACCACCTGTCCAGCCCGGCAGCGCCCGGCGTCTCCCGGCAGCGGATTTGGCACGTGCGTGCTAATCAGGTGGTTCTGGCCCCCGGCGCCCACGAGCGTCCCCTGGTCTTCGAGAACAACGACCGCCCCGGCATCATGCTGGCCTCCGCCGTCCGCAGCTACCTCAACCGTTACGCCGTCGCCGCTGGCCAGCGCGTCGTCATCAGCACTACCAACGACAGCGCCTACGCCCTCGCCGCGGACCTGCGGGCCGCCGGCGTCAAGGTGGCGGCCGTGGTCGACGCCCGCCCCGCCCTCACCCAGGTGGCAGCAGCCGCTGTCGAATCCGGCACCCGGGTCCTGATCGGCAGTGCCGTTGCCAACACGGCAGCCGGCGATGACGGCCGGCTGTTCGCAGTCACCGTCCGCAGCATCAACGACGACGGCGAGCTCACCTCCGGCGTCGAAGAGATCGCCTGCGATCTACTGGCAGTCTCCGGCGGCTGGAGCCCGCTGGTGCACCTCCACTCCCAGCGGCAGGGCAAGCTGCGCTGGGACGATGACCTGGCAGCTTTCGTGCCAAGCACCGTAGTTCCGAACCAGCAGACCATCGGCTCGGGCCGCGGCAGCTTCGAACTTGCCGATGTCCTTGCCGAGGGCATTTCCGCCGGCGCCGCCGCGGCCATCGCCGCTGGATTCGCGTCGGAAACCAAACCGTCAGTGCTCGGCGAACCGAAAGCTTCAGGTCCGACCCGCCAGCTGTGGCTGGTCCCGGGACAGACCGGTACTCCGGATGACTGGCACCACCACTTCGTGGACTTCCAGCGGGACCAGTCAGTGGCTGACGTGCTGCGGTCCACCGGTGCCGGCATGCGGTCTGTGGAGCACATCAAGCGGTACACCTCCATCAGCACCGCCAACGACCAGGGCAAGACCTCCGGCGTCAACGCGATCGGCGTCATCGCCGCCGCGCTCCGGAGCGCCGGCGAAGCGTCCCGCGGCATCGGCGACATCGGCACCACTACGTACCGCGCACCGTTCACTCCGGTGGCATTCGCAGCACTGGCCGGACGCCAGCGCGGCGAGCTGTTCGACCCCGCCCGCGTCACGTCGATCAACCCGTGGCACGTGGCCCAGGGCGCCCTGTTCGAGGACGTGGGGCAGTGGAAGCGCCCCTGGTACTACCCGCAGGGCAGCGAGGACATGGACGAGGCCGTGCTGCGCGAATGCGCTGCAGTCCGCGACTCGGTCGGGTTCATGGACGCCACCACCCTCGGCAAGATCGAAATCCGCGGCAAGGATGCCGGTGAGTTCCTCAACCGGATCTACACCAACGCGTTCAAGAAGCTCGCCCCGGGTTCGGCCCGCTACGGCGTGATGTGCATGGCGGACGGCATGATCTTCGACGACGGCGTGACCCTGCGCCTGGATGAGGACCGGTTCTTCATGACCACCACCACCGGCGGCGCCGCGAAGGTGCTGGACTGGCTGGAGGAATGGCTGCAGACCGAATGGCCCGAGCTCGACGTGCACTGCACGTCGGTGACCGAACAGTGGAGCACCATTGCCGTCGTCGGGCCTAAATCCCGGGCCGTGATTGCCAAACTGGCGCCGGACCTCGCCGCGGACGGCGGGCTGGAGGCGGAAGCCTTCCCGTTCATGACGTTCCGAGAAACCACCCTCGCCTCCGGCGTGCAGGCGCGGGTCTGCCGGATCTCCTTCTCCGGCGAACTGGCCTACGAGATCAACGTGCCGTCCTGGTACGGGCTGAACACCTGGGAAGCCGTGGCCGCGGCAGGCGCCGAATTCAACATCACCCCCTACGGCACCGAAACCATGCACGTTCTCCGCGCCGAAAAGGGCTACCCGATCGTCGGGCAGGACACCGACGGCACCGTCACCCCGCAGGATGCGGGCATGGAATGGGTGGTGTCCAAGGCCAAGGACTTCATCGGCAAGCGCTCCTACGCCCGGGCCGATGCCCGGCGCGAGGACCGCAAGCACCTGGTCAGCGTCCTGCCCGTGGACGGCACCATCCGGCTGCCGGAAGGCACCCAGCTCGTGGAAAAGGGCATCAGCACCAGCCCCGCCTACGGCCCGGTCCCCATGCAGGGATTCGTGACGTCGAGCTACCACAGCGCCGCCCTGAGCCGCTCGTTTGGGCTGGCACTGATCAAGAATGGCCGCAACCGCATCGGCGAGACCCTACTGGCCGCAGCCGGCGACCAGCTGGTTGATGTTGTTGTCGCAGAAACCGTACTTTTTGACCCCGAAGGGACCCGCAAAGATGGTTAA
- a CDS encoding MBL fold metallo-hydrolase yields MTVTIENLVTSGTFALDGGTWDVDNNVWIVGNDDECVIIDCPHDAAAIISQVRGRKVLAILLTHAHNDHIGAAREVAGAVGAPIVLNPEDLVLWKQVYPDSEPDRHHAHGDVFEVGGATLRAIHTPGHSPGSTCFYFESEGTVFTGDTLFNGGPGATGRSYSHYPTILASIRERLLTLPPETVVRTGHGDDTTIGAERETLAPLADSVEFAESVQSASG; encoded by the coding sequence ATGACAGTCACCATCGAAAACCTGGTCACCTCGGGCACTTTTGCGCTCGACGGCGGCACATGGGACGTGGACAACAACGTCTGGATCGTGGGCAACGACGACGAATGCGTGATCATCGACTGCCCGCACGACGCCGCCGCGATCATCAGCCAGGTCCGCGGCCGGAAGGTCCTGGCCATCCTGCTGACCCACGCGCACAACGACCACATCGGCGCCGCGCGGGAGGTCGCAGGCGCTGTCGGCGCCCCGATCGTCCTGAACCCGGAGGACCTGGTCCTCTGGAAGCAGGTCTACCCGGATTCGGAACCGGACCGGCACCACGCGCACGGCGACGTTTTCGAGGTTGGCGGCGCAACGCTGCGAGCAATCCACACCCCCGGCCACTCCCCCGGCTCCACCTGCTTCTACTTCGAAAGCGAGGGTACGGTCTTCACCGGGGACACGCTTTTCAACGGCGGGCCAGGCGCCACTGGAAGGTCCTACAGCCACTACCCCACCATCCTGGCCTCCATCCGGGAACGGCTCCTGACACTGCCTCCCGAGACCGTGGTCCGCACCGGCCACGGCGACGACACCACCATCGGGGCCGAGCGGGAAACCCTGGCACCGCTGGCGGACTCGGTGGAATTTGCTGAGTCGGTGCAGAGCGCCAGCGGCTGA
- a CDS encoding PhzF family phenazine biosynthesis protein — protein MHIPLIQIDAFATKPFEGNPAAVMPLEGWLVDSVLQQLAEENNLSETAFIVADIPAEAPAFDLSQPAYHLRWFTPAIEVDLCGHATLATASYLFTDVHPDAKRLQFWSRSGWLFVERDGDGYILDFPSEMPEPVAVDPFVSEALGVPALEAFLATDLIHVVRDAETVRNLSPDFGALAKLPVRGVVVTAAGDGTGHDFVSRFFGARAGIDEDPVTGSAHSQLAPLWAGRLGSTVLSARQLSARGGTVLCRVEGERTLLSGTCVRYLEGTVSLAVGGLAG, from the coding sequence ATGCACATACCCCTGATCCAGATCGACGCCTTCGCCACCAAGCCCTTCGAGGGGAATCCAGCAGCCGTAATGCCTTTGGAGGGCTGGCTGGTTGACAGTGTCCTCCAACAGTTGGCCGAGGAGAACAACCTCTCCGAGACGGCCTTCATCGTGGCGGATATCCCCGCCGAGGCCCCTGCCTTCGACCTGTCACAGCCGGCCTACCACCTCCGCTGGTTCACGCCCGCCATTGAAGTAGACCTCTGCGGGCACGCGACGCTGGCCACGGCGTCGTACCTCTTCACCGACGTCCACCCGGACGCCAAGCGGCTGCAGTTCTGGAGCCGCAGCGGCTGGCTTTTTGTGGAACGCGACGGCGACGGCTACATCCTGGACTTCCCGTCCGAGATGCCCGAACCGGTGGCCGTGGACCCCTTCGTATCAGAAGCCCTCGGGGTCCCGGCTCTCGAGGCTTTCCTGGCAACCGACCTCATCCATGTCGTCAGGGATGCCGAGACCGTGCGCAACCTGAGCCCCGACTTCGGGGCGCTTGCGAAGCTGCCCGTGCGGGGCGTCGTCGTCACCGCGGCGGGTGACGGGACCGGCCACGACTTCGTCTCACGGTTCTTTGGTGCCCGGGCCGGCATCGATGAGGACCCGGTGACCGGTTCGGCGCACTCCCAGCTGGCACCGCTCTGGGCCGGCAGGCTGGGCAGCACGGTCCTGTCCGCCCGCCAGCTCTCGGCCCGGGGCGGGACCGTGCTCTGCCGTGTGGAAGGGGAGCGCACGCTGCTGTCCGGCACGTGCGTGCGGTACCTGGAAGGTACTGTGTCCCTGGCTGTTGGAGGTCTTGCTGGCTAG
- the pdxS gene encoding pyridoxal 5'-phosphate synthase lyase subunit PdxS — MAEMLIGGVIMDVVNVEQARIAEDAGAVAVMALERVPADIRAQGGVSRMSDPDMIDKIIAAVSVPVMAKARIGHFVEAQVLQSLGVDYIDESEVLTPADYVHHIDKWNFTVPFVCGATNLGEALRRIHEGAAMIRSKGEAGTGDVSNATGHMRQIRAEIAKLAALPEDELYVAAKELQAPYELVKEIATTGKLPVVLFTAGGIATPADAAMMMQLGADGVFVGSGIFKSGNPAQRAAAVVRATAYYDDPDVIAQVSRGLGEAMVGINVDEIPQPHRLAERGW, encoded by the coding sequence ATGGCTGAGATGCTCATTGGCGGCGTCATCATGGACGTCGTCAACGTTGAACAGGCCCGCATCGCCGAAGATGCCGGTGCCGTTGCAGTGATGGCGCTCGAACGCGTTCCGGCCGATATCCGTGCCCAGGGCGGCGTGTCCCGCATGTCGGATCCGGACATGATCGACAAGATCATCGCAGCCGTGTCCGTCCCGGTGATGGCCAAGGCCCGGATCGGCCACTTCGTGGAGGCCCAGGTCCTGCAGTCCCTCGGCGTGGACTATATCGACGAGTCCGAGGTCCTGACCCCGGCCGACTACGTCCACCACATCGACAAGTGGAACTTCACCGTTCCCTTCGTCTGTGGCGCCACCAACCTTGGTGAGGCGCTGCGCCGCATCCACGAGGGCGCGGCGATGATCCGGTCCAAGGGTGAAGCCGGCACGGGAGATGTCTCCAACGCGACCGGGCACATGCGCCAGATCCGCGCCGAGATCGCCAAGCTTGCCGCCCTGCCCGAGGACGAGCTGTACGTTGCGGCCAAGGAACTGCAGGCCCCGTACGAACTGGTCAAGGAAATCGCAACCACCGGCAAGCTTCCCGTGGTGCTGTTCACCGCCGGCGGCATCGCCACCCCGGCCGACGCCGCCATGATGATGCAGCTTGGCGCAGACGGCGTGTTCGTCGGCTCCGGCATCTTCAAGTCCGGAAACCCGGCCCAGCGTGCCGCCGCCGTCGTCAGGGCTACTGCCTATTATGACGACCCGGACGTCATCGCCCAGGTCTCGCGCGGCCTCGGCGAAGCCATGGTGGGCATCAACGTCGACGAGATCCCGCAGCCCCACCGCCTCGCCGAGCGCGGTTGGTAA